Proteins from one Triticum aestivum cultivar Chinese Spring chromosome 7A, IWGSC CS RefSeq v2.1, whole genome shotgun sequence genomic window:
- the LOC123147586 gene encoding succinate dehydrogenase subunit 6, mitochondrial, protein MGIGEHFEGVKQHWARNFAFLDYFKKVYGRDQPLPKWSDADVEEFIASDPVYGPQLKALRESRKFALGGALAGAAHLGGVAFKYSKSPHGVVLATGFGALTGAVLGSEVAEHWYELYKMDKQGANLRFIYWWEDKVSGQKN, encoded by the exons atggggatcGGCGAGCACTTTGAGGGCGTGAAGCAGCACTGGGCGCGCAACTTCGCCTTCCTCGACTACTTCAAGAAGGTCTACGGCCGCGACCAGCCCCTCCCCAAGTGGTCCGACGCCGACGTCGAAGAGTTCATCGCCTCCGACCCCGTCTACGGCCCGCAG CTCAAGGCCCTGAGGGAGTCCAGGAAGTTCGCGCTCGGCGGGGCCCTGGCCGGCGCCGCGCACCTCGGCGGCGTTGCCTTCAAGTACTCCAAGAGCCCGCACG GTGTCGTGCTGGCGACCGGGTTCGGAGCGCTCACTGGCGCCGTGCTCGGGTCGGAGGTGGCCGAGCACTGGTACGAGCTCTACAAGATGGACAAGCAGGGGGCCAACCTCAGGTTCATCTACTGGTGGGAGGACAAGGTCTCAG GCCAGAAGAATTGA
- the LOC123147585 gene encoding MADS-box transcription factor 26 isoform X2, with protein MARGKVQLRRIENPVHRQVTFCKRRAGLLKKARELSVLCDADIGIIIFSAHGKLYDLATTGTMDGLIERYKSASGEGMAADGCGDQRVDPKQEAMVLKQEIDLLQKGLRYIYGNRANEHMNVDELNALERYLEMWMFNIRSAKMQIMIQEIQALKSKEGMLKAANEILQEKIVEQHGLIDVGMTIADQQNGHFSTVPMLEEITNPLTILSGYSTCRGSEMGYSF; from the exons ATGGCGAGAGGCAAGGTCCAGCTCCGGCGCATCGAGAACCCTGTCCACCGGCAGGTCACCTTCTGCAAGCGCCGCGCGGGGCTCCTCAAGAAGGCCAGGGAGCTCTCAGTCCTCTGCGATGCCGACATCGGTATCATCATCTTCTCTGCGCACGGCAAGCTCTACGACCTCGCCACCACCGG AACCATGGATGGGCTGATCGAGAGGTACAAGAGTGCCAGTGGAGAAGGCATGGCCGCCGACGGCTGCGGCGACCAGAGAGTG GACCCAAAGCAGGAGGCAATGGTGCTGAAACAAGAAATAGACCTTTTGCAGAAGGGACTGAG GTACATCTATGGAAACAGGGCAAATGAGCACATGAATGTTGACGAGCTGAATGCCCTGGAGAGGTACTTGGAGATGTGGATGTTCAACATCCGCTCCGCAAAG ATGCAGATAATGATTCAAGAGATCCAGGCACTGAAGAGCAAG GAGGGCATGTTGAAAGCTGCCAACGAAATTCTCCAGGAAAAG ATAGTAGAACAGCATGGACTGATCGACGTAGGCATGACTATAGCAGATCAGCAGAATGGGCATTTTAGTACAGTCCCAATGTTAGAGGAGATCACTAACCCACTGACTATACTGAGTGGCTATTCTACTTGTAGGGGCTCAGAGATGGGCTATTCCTTCTGA
- the LOC123147585 gene encoding MADS-box transcription factor 26 isoform X1: MARGKVQLRRIENPVHRQVTFCKRRAGLLKKARELSVLCDADIGIIIFSAHGKLYDLATTGTMDGLIERYKSASGEGMAADGCGDQRVDPKQEAMVLKQEIDLLQKGLRYIYGNRANEHMNVDELNALERYLEMWMFNIRSAKMQIMIQEIQALKSKEGMLKAANEILQEKVPIIVEQHGLIDVGMTIADQQNGHFSTVPMLEEITNPLTILSGYSTCRGSEMGYSF; the protein is encoded by the exons ATGGCGAGAGGCAAGGTCCAGCTCCGGCGCATCGAGAACCCTGTCCACCGGCAGGTCACCTTCTGCAAGCGCCGCGCGGGGCTCCTCAAGAAGGCCAGGGAGCTCTCAGTCCTCTGCGATGCCGACATCGGTATCATCATCTTCTCTGCGCACGGCAAGCTCTACGACCTCGCCACCACCGG AACCATGGATGGGCTGATCGAGAGGTACAAGAGTGCCAGTGGAGAAGGCATGGCCGCCGACGGCTGCGGCGACCAGAGAGTG GACCCAAAGCAGGAGGCAATGGTGCTGAAACAAGAAATAGACCTTTTGCAGAAGGGACTGAG GTACATCTATGGAAACAGGGCAAATGAGCACATGAATGTTGACGAGCTGAATGCCCTGGAGAGGTACTTGGAGATGTGGATGTTCAACATCCGCTCCGCAAAG ATGCAGATAATGATTCAAGAGATCCAGGCACTGAAGAGCAAG GAGGGCATGTTGAAAGCTGCCAACGAAATTCTCCAGGAAAAGGTACCAATT ATAGTAGAACAGCATGGACTGATCGACGTAGGCATGACTATAGCAGATCAGCAGAATGGGCATTTTAGTACAGTCCCAATGTTAGAGGAGATCACTAACCCACTGACTATACTGAGTGGCTATTCTACTTGTAGGGGCTCAGAGATGGGCTATTCCTTCTGA
- the LOC123147587 gene encoding uncharacterized protein, with product MVRKRKELLSSAPWRTGEAEEDDEASRMSREGKVTVTSNPGETPTMNMPRSKRPDLDLAVDDFEEDEIDPELRYSFQRNSRFLRRVFTVDTLVKPLPPVMAYSVSRNVNFFFKIFTQFWDEEGIANAQRSLGLGSEDSSRRFR from the exons ATGGTGAGGAAGAGGAAGGAGCTGCTGTCGTCGGCGCCATGGCGGacgggggaggcggaggaggacgacgaggcgtCCAGGATGAGCCGCGAGGGGAAGGTCACCGTCACCAGCAACCCCGGGGAGACGCCCACCATGAACATGCCACGCAGCAAGCGCCCGGACCTCGACCTCGCCGTCGACGACTTCGAGGAGGACGAGATCGACCCCGAGCTGCGCTACTCCTTCCAGCGCAACAGCAGG TTCCTGCGGAGAGTTTTCACGGTGGACACACTTGTCAAGCCTCTTCCTCCTGTGATGGCATACAGTGTCTCCCGTAACGTGAACTTTTTCTTCAAGATCTTCACGCAGTTCTGGG ATGAAGAAGGAATTGCCAATGCACAGAGATCCCTTGGACTGGGAAGCGAGGATAGCTCCCGGCGGTTTCGCTGA